One Desulforhopalus sp. DNA segment encodes these proteins:
- a CDS encoding thiamine pyrophosphate-dependent enzyme gives MKDMGEMLLTEAPFSEIVMGNTALVRAMVESGTRVITSYPGSPTPEIATAIQSIPLPRRPFYFEFSTNEKVATEVAFGASLNGHLSTVFFKSVGLNVASDSFVQLSLLHLIGGMVIVLGDDPGANSSQNEQDNRHYARMSYTPMLEPAGPAEVYSYYKEAAALARSMGKAVILRMTTHVCHAKERVAFAGWKPQVKPSDTPRFDPANGPYIPLVSAVYPKKRRALTDLPQVEKWLDERHLHRVAANNSQRGIIVSGMVYLSVEEVLAPLAEKPDILKLASVYPVPSRVIADFLAAHQEVKVLEELDDTLEKEVKALAFDHHLRVRIVGKAGVEDWVGEYTPDKVRDILHQTWPDSIPARKSFAEGAAEVISPRPPQMCPGCGHRSAFHAIKQALPEGTITVADIGCHTLGFQEPYNMGQVLLCMGASTAIAAGLTLFNDSRKVVAFLGDSTFFHAGIPGIINALFNKHTLTLVLMENGTTAMTGHQDHAGSGRNFNEVTEAIPVRRVLEGLGVQHIFETDTYKQQELADMVRQAVALDTFNVVIARHPCMLLFARKQRRKTGFIPQHVRIDQDRCARLHTCVEIFGCPSFSRGPDGTVTVNQDLCIGDGSCIQTCSQKAITR, from the coding sequence ATGAAGGATATGGGCGAAATGCTGCTGACAGAGGCGCCGTTTTCCGAGATTGTCATGGGGAACACGGCTTTGGTGCGGGCCATGGTCGAATCGGGAACCCGGGTCATTACTTCCTATCCCGGCTCGCCGACTCCGGAGATTGCCACGGCAATCCAGTCGATTCCACTGCCCCGGCGGCCTTTTTATTTTGAGTTCTCCACCAATGAGAAGGTTGCCACCGAGGTGGCTTTCGGCGCATCGCTCAACGGCCATCTGTCGACGGTGTTTTTCAAGAGTGTCGGCCTGAATGTCGCCTCCGACTCCTTCGTCCAGCTCAGCCTGCTGCATCTTATCGGCGGTATGGTTATCGTTCTTGGCGATGATCCCGGTGCCAACTCCTCACAAAACGAGCAGGATAATCGTCATTATGCCCGCATGAGCTACACGCCGATGTTGGAACCGGCGGGTCCCGCCGAGGTCTATAGCTATTACAAAGAGGCCGCAGCCCTTGCCAGAAGTATGGGCAAAGCGGTCATCCTCAGGATGACCACCCATGTCTGTCATGCCAAGGAACGGGTGGCCTTTGCTGGCTGGAAGCCGCAGGTGAAACCAAGCGACACCCCGCGCTTTGACCCTGCCAATGGCCCCTATATCCCGCTGGTATCGGCGGTATACCCGAAAAAACGCAGGGCCCTGACCGATCTCCCGCAGGTGGAAAAATGGCTGGATGAACGTCATCTCCACCGGGTTGCAGCAAACAACAGCCAGCGCGGCATCATCGTCTCCGGGATGGTCTATCTCTCTGTTGAGGAGGTGCTGGCGCCGCTTGCTGAAAAGCCCGACATCCTCAAGCTGGCTTCGGTCTACCCGGTACCGTCGCGGGTGATTGCCGATTTTCTTGCCGCCCACCAGGAGGTCAAGGTCTTGGAGGAGCTTGATGATACCCTCGAAAAGGAGGTCAAGGCCCTGGCCTTTGATCATCATCTGCGGGTACGGATAGTTGGCAAGGCAGGGGTGGAGGACTGGGTTGGCGAGTATACCCCGGACAAGGTGCGCGATATCCTCCATCAGACCTGGCCGGACAGCATTCCGGCACGAAAAAGTTTCGCCGAAGGTGCTGCCGAGGTAATCTCGCCAAGACCTCCGCAGATGTGTCCGGGCTGCGGCCATAGAAGTGCCTTCCATGCCATAAAACAGGCCCTGCCCGAGGGCACGATCACCGTTGCCGATATCGGTTGCCATACCCTCGGCTTCCAGGAACCGTACAATATGGGCCAGGTTCTGCTCTGCATGGGGGCGTCGACGGCAATCGCCGCCGGATTGACCCTCTTCAACGATTCCCGCAAGGTGGTCGCCTTTCTCGGTGATTCAACCTTCTTCCACGCCGGGATTCCAGGGATTATTAACGCCCTGTTTAACAAACATACGCTGACCCTGGTGCTCATGGAAAACGGCACCACCGCCATGACCGGTCATCAGGACCATGCCGGTTCGGGCAGGAATTTCAACGAGGTGACGGAGGCAATCCCGGTTCGCCGGGTGCTGGAGGGCCTTGGCGTCCAGCATATCTTCGAAACCGATACCTATAAGCAACAGGAATTGGCGGATATGGTCAGGCAGGCTGTGGCCCTCGATACTTTCAACGTGGTTATCGCCCGCCATCCCTGCATGCTGCTGTTTGCCAGGAAGCAGAGGCGAAAAACCGGGTTCATCCCCCAGCACGTCAGGATCGATCAAGATCGATGCGCCCGGCTGCACACCTGCGTCGAGATCTTTGGTTGCCCGAGCTTTTCCAGGGGACCGGACGGTACGGTTACCGTCAACCAGGACCTGTGCATCGGTGACGGTTCGTGTATCCAGACCTGTTCCCAGAAGGCCATCACCCGCTAA
- a CDS encoding chemotaxis protein CheW: protein MLQFLIFRLAGLRCALQVTDIERIIHAVAVNPVPKAPPIVLGLINVAGAILPVLNIRELFRLPEVEARLSDTIILTRTTHRPIALLVDEVEGVTEISAEHILPPDAIYPGIDYLQGVSKLRDGVLYIYNLDRFLSSADESAIDLLLTKAGSIPAPQGE, encoded by the coding sequence GTGCTACAATTTCTGATATTCCGCTTGGCCGGTTTGCGTTGCGCACTGCAGGTTACCGATATTGAAAGAATTATCCATGCGGTTGCCGTCAATCCCGTACCCAAGGCCCCGCCAATCGTCCTTGGCTTGATCAACGTCGCCGGAGCTATCCTCCCCGTCTTGAACATCCGCGAATTGTTTCGCCTGCCCGAGGTCGAGGCCCGTCTAAGCGATACAATCATTCTCACCCGTACAACCCATCGCCCCATCGCCCTGCTCGTCGATGAGGTTGAGGGCGTCACCGAAATCAGTGCAGAGCATATCCTCCCGCCGGATGCGATCTATCCGGGAATTGACTATCTGCAAGGGGTTAGCAAACTTCGTGATGGAGTCCTCTACATCTATAATCTTGACAGGTTTCTTTCCTCCGCAGATGAATCGGCGATTGACCTGCTGCTGACCAAGGCTGGTTCAATACCAGCTCCCCAGGGAGAGTAA
- a CDS encoding tetratricopeptide repeat protein — translation MRKSSSMTCGKTDVNPALLAKLGAFIETHMGLHYPPAHLDDLARGLGTAASDFGFDSVQACAEWLLSSPTLQPMQIKTLANHLTIGETHFFRDKKLFEILETQVFPEIINSRRGGQQNLRIWSAACSSGEEPYSLAILLARMLPDLQNWNISILATDISPSSLKKAGEGLYSEWSFRDTPSWVKERCFARAGKKFQLHKQFRRMVTFAPINLIEDGYPAIINGTNAMDIIFCRNVLMYFSRDHAEAVTDNLARCLVDGGWLVFSPFDYPGSECSAMVHRVSFPGALFYRKGPKPPIPTQKTTNGPTKSTVRQTLTPTPPVQTTRPAIPPPPQDKAQRDPRENEDTTSLARQVRQLADQGKLAEALTMSEEAVKSDKLNPSLYYLQASILQEIGKQEEAAAALQRALYIDQEFAVAHFALGHLLHRQKRYQEAGKHLEKARSLLSGLAPEDIPPEGEGISAGRLIALIHTMTGDRQRRAE, via the coding sequence GTGAGAAAGAGTTCCTCCATGACCTGCGGCAAGACAGATGTCAACCCAGCTCTTCTTGCCAAACTCGGGGCATTCATTGAAACCCATATGGGCCTGCACTATCCACCCGCCCATCTCGACGATCTGGCACGGGGCTTAGGTACCGCAGCATCTGACTTCGGTTTCGACTCGGTGCAGGCCTGTGCAGAGTGGCTGCTTTCTTCCCCCACCCTGCAGCCCATGCAGATTAAGACCCTGGCCAACCACCTGACCATCGGCGAAACGCATTTCTTCCGGGACAAGAAACTCTTCGAAATCCTTGAAACCCAGGTGTTTCCAGAGATCATCAATTCCCGGAGAGGAGGTCAGCAAAACCTCAGAATCTGGAGTGCCGCCTGTTCCTCCGGGGAAGAGCCGTATTCCCTGGCAATCCTTCTGGCTAGGATGCTCCCCGATCTGCAGAACTGGAATATCTCCATTCTGGCCACGGACATCTCCCCTTCCTCGCTGAAAAAGGCTGGCGAAGGGCTGTACAGCGAGTGGTCTTTCCGGGACACCCCGTCTTGGGTGAAGGAGCGGTGTTTTGCCAGGGCAGGTAAGAAATTCCAACTGCATAAGCAATTCAGACGAATGGTTACTTTTGCCCCGATAAATCTCATTGAAGATGGCTACCCGGCGATTATCAACGGCACCAACGCCATGGATATTATCTTCTGCCGCAACGTTCTGATGTACTTTTCCCGGGACCATGCCGAGGCCGTTACCGATAATCTCGCCCGCTGCCTGGTTGACGGCGGCTGGCTGGTTTTCAGCCCCTTTGATTACCCCGGCAGCGAATGTTCAGCAATGGTTCACCGCGTCTCCTTTCCTGGGGCATTGTTCTATAGAAAGGGGCCTAAACCACCGATACCGACGCAGAAAACAACAAATGGGCCTACAAAATCCACGGTTAGGCAGACACTCACCCCGACACCTCCAGTCCAAACAACCCGGCCGGCAATCCCACCCCCTCCACAGGACAAGGCTCAACGAGATCCCCGGGAAAATGAGGATACCACTTCGCTGGCACGGCAGGTGCGGCAGCTGGCAGATCAAGGAAAACTCGCCGAGGCCCTGACCATGTCGGAAGAAGCCGTGAAAAGCGACAAACTGAATCCGTCGCTGTATTATCTTCAGGCCTCTATCCTCCAGGAAATTGGCAAACAGGAAGAAGCCGCGGCGGCCCTGCAGCGGGCGCTGTATATCGATCAGGAATTTGCCGTGGCGCATTTTGCCCTGGGCCATCTGCTGCACCGTCAGAAAAGATACCAGGAGGCGGGAAAACACCTGGAAAAGGCAAGAAGTTTATTGAGCGGATTAGCACCGGAAGATATCCCGCCTGAGGGCGAGGGGATAAGCGCGGGAAGACTGATT